A window of Panicum virgatum strain AP13 chromosome 8K, P.virgatum_v5, whole genome shotgun sequence contains these coding sequences:
- the LOC120644495 gene encoding uncharacterized protein LOC120644495 has translation MSTMTSYTLLSQPAPLRKISSTPLQARKLAATPAVALPLVRRKLSPLSVCHAAYTYDVPPFALVHPKFPEFSPPKNNWKITEDADRINLWFKVDETNKNDLEVATKGNLLLIRYKGKTDDTAAPASKLDVRLLLPSAYENPEKVEAELTFGSLLVTVTKPKLEPKLITIGLADQA, from the exons ATGTCCACGATGACTTCCTATACACTTTTGAGTCAGCCGGCGCCGCTGAGGAAAATCTCGAGCACGCCCTTGCAAGCCCGCAAACTGGCGGCTACGCCGGCTGTGGCTCTCCCTTTGGTTCGACGCAAGCTATCACCCCTCTCCGTGTGCCATGCTGCATACACGTACGACGTCCCACCCTTTG CCCTGGTGCACCCCAAGTTCCCTGAGTTCTCTCCCCCAAAAAATAACTGGAAGATCACAGAAGACGCAGACCGCATCAACTTGTGGTTTAAAGTGGACGAGACGAACAAGAATGATCTGGAAGTGGCGACCAAGGGCAATCTGCTTCTAATCAGGTACAAGGGAAAAACGGACGACACGGCCGCCCCAGCAAGCAAGCTGGACGTCCGCCTGCTGTTGCCCTCGGCCTACGAGAATCCGGAGAAGGTAGAAGCCGAGCTCACGTTCGGATCACTGCTGGTGACCGTCACCAAGCCCAAGCTCGAGCCCAAATTAATAACCATTGGGCTGGCTGACCAGGCCTAA